Below is a window of Diaminobutyricibacter sp. McL0608 DNA.
TCGATGAGCGTTTCATGAGCTGTCCCTGCTGGGCGTGTTGAAGGGGTGTGACTTCGACGCTAGTCTTGTCGGAAGTAAGGAGTCAAATTGCATTTTGCCCCTGACACCGAGGACACGCTGGACTTCACCGTGGCACTCGTGAACACGCATCCCGGCGCCAGCAGAAGCGGCGCGGATGAGCTCGAAACGCCCGATCAGCTCGGCGCGTTCCTGCTCGCCCAACAGTTCTCCGGCCGCATCGACCACGACGACGCAGAACTCGCGGAAGTGCGCGAGACCAGAGAGCGACTGCGCCGGCTCTGGACACTCGAGCGCGACGCTGCCGCCGTCGAGGTCAACACGATGCTCCGCGCCGCACGGGCTCTGCCGTACCTGATGCGCCACGACGGTTTCGACTGGCACCTGCACGCGACCGAACCCGACGCTCCCGTGGCCGAGCGCATCAGAGTCGAGGTCGCGCTCGCCATCGTCGACGTCATCCGCACCGGCGAGACCGGCCGCCTCCGGGAGTGCGCCGCAGACGATTGCACCGGCATCCTCGTCGACCTCTCGCGCAACGGATCGAAACGGTTCTGCAGCGTCCGCTGCGGGAATCGGATGAACATGGTCGCGTTCCGCGAGCGCGCCGCGGCCGCGGCTGCACAGGGGGCGACTTTCGTCAGTACGCCTTCTCCCCACTAGCAGAAGTCGTCCCTTTCGCGGGTCGGGTCCGGTGGAGACGATTATCGGTGAAACCGCTTTCTTGCTAGTGTTTAAGCGAGGAATGCAGTCGACCGAGGGAGTGTTGTGCACGGGCATCAAGCCGACCGCGCAGCGGCAGATGGCAGCGAATTCGAGCTCAAACTGGAGCGGGTGAGACGTCTTCTCGGCCGGCACGGCTCTCGGGCGCTGGTGCTCACGAGCCGGGAGAGCCTGGCCTGGCTGCTCTGCGGCGCCAGGGTGACCGTTCCGACGAACGGCGACCCGGTGGTGAGTGTCGTGGTCTCTGCCGACGACGTGACGCTGCATGTCTTCACGAACGAGCGCGACCGGATGCTCGCAGAAGAACTCGTGGGCCTCCCATTCTCGTCAGTGGTGGAGCACCCGTGGTTCCAGCCGCTGCCCGGCATCGGAGAGGGCCTCGAGGGCGCGCTGGCCGAGAGCGCTGTCTCAGCCGAGCTGCGCGCCTTGCGTGCCCCGCTCCTCCCTTCCGAAGTCACGCGCTATCGCTCGCTCGGCGCGGAGGTGGCCGCGGCGGTCACACGCATCGCACGCAGCGCGAGGTCCGAAGACACCGAGCGAACGATCGCTGCTGAGCTCGCACGAGAGGTCGTAGCGATGGGAGCGGAGCCCGTCGTCACGCTCGTGGCCGGTCAGAGCCGGCTGGAGCTGCGGCATCCTCTTCCCACCTCTGCGCCTCTGGGCACGAGATCCATGCTCGTCCTGGGTGCGCGACGAGGGGGTCTGATCGTGAATCTCACCCGCTGGATCGGCGAGGAGCGCGGATCCGGAGAGCTGGCCGCCCGGCTGTTCGAGGTCGAGGCAGACGCATTCGAAGCCACCAGGCCGGGTCGCCCACTGTCGGACGTGCTGGCCGACGTCGTCCGTTCCTACGCGACCCAGGGGTTCAACAGTGCAGAGTGGCTGCGTCACCACCAGGGTGGCCCGACCGGGTACGCCGGGCGTGACCCCCGCGCGACGCCCGCCGCACAGGATGTCGTTCAGGGCGGCCAGGCCTTCGCGTGGAACCCGAGCGCGCCGCGCGGCAAGGTCGAGGACACCGTCGTGATCACCGGCGGCCGGCCCGACGTCCTCACTTGCGATCCCGAATGGCCGACGGTCTCGGTCCGCGGTGTCGCACGACCCCTCGCCCTCCTCTCCTGATGACCGGCTCCACCCCCAGAACGGACCTTCCATGACAGACCTCACCTTCCTCCGTGTGAACGGCGACAAGCTCGTCGACGAATCGGGCTGCGCCGTCCGCCTGGCCGGAGTCGGACTCGGCGGGTGGATGAACATGGAGAACTTCATCAGCGGATATCCGGGCAACGAGGAGGCGATCCGTCGTCTGATGCTCGATCGCATGGGCGAAGAGGCCTACACCGCGTTCTTCGACGAATACCTCGACGGGTTCTTCGACGAGCCGGATGCGGCGTTCCTCGCATCCGTCGGAATCGACAGTGTGCGTATCCCCTTCAACTACCGTCACTTCGAAAGCGATGCGCGACCGTTCGAGCTGAAAGAGGAAGGCTTCGCGCATTTGGACAGGGTCGTCTCCCTGCTCGGCCGCCACGGCATCCGCTCGATCCTCGACCTGCACGCGTTGCCCGGCCGCCAGAACCAGCACTGGCACAGTGACAATCCGACGCACGTCGCCGAGTTCTGGAATCATCCGCATTTCCAGGATCGGGTCGTCCACCTGTGGGAGGCGATCGCCGATCGCTTCAAAGACCGCCCCGAGGTCGCCGGGTACAACCCGATCAATGAGCCCGCCGATCCGAGCGGCGAGGTTCTGTTGCCGTTCTACGAGCGCCTCGAGAAGGCGGTTCGGGCGATCGATCCGCGACACATCCTCTTCCTCGACGGCAATCGGTACTCGACCGATTTCAGCGCGTTCGATCGTCGTGCCGAGCCGCTCCCGAATGCGGTCTACACCGCCCACGACTATGCGTTGCCCGGCATAACCAGCGCCGCAGGCTACCCGGGCGTCACGCGCGGTGAATACTTCGATCGCAGTGTGGTCGAGCAGACGTTCCTTCGTCGCACCGAATACATGCGCCGCACCGGCACTCCGATCTGGATCGGCGAGTTCGGCCCGGTCTACACGCCGGACCGTTCGCAGGATCCCTGGCGCCTCCAGCTCCTGCGCGACCAGCTCGAGATCTACCGGGAGCATGGCGCGAGCTGGGCGTTGTGGACCTACAAAGACATCGGGCTGCAGGGCCTCGTCCATGCGGCTCCCGACAGCGACTATCTCGAGCTCATCCGGCCGGAGCTCGCGACGAAGCAGCGCCTTGGTGTCGATTCATGGGGCGGCTCGGACGCAGGTGTTCGCGACATCCTCGACCCCATCGAGCAGGTGTTCAATGACGAGTTCCCTGATTTCGCGCCGTATCCCTGGGGCCGCCAGCCGCACATCGCCGTGCTCGTCAGGCACATCCTGCTGGCCGAGCCGCTCGCGCAGCGCTTCGCCGATCGCTTCCGCGGTGCGACGCCGGAACGTGCGCGTCAGCTGGCGAGCGCGTTCCGCTTCGGCAACGCCGTTAAGCGTGGCCCGCTGATCGATCTGCTCCGCGCTCACCTCGTCGAAAGCTGAGCCCGGCGCCACGCCGACCCTCGGGCCGTCACGGCAGGGGCGAGATCCCGTCGTGGCGAACGCGCCAGCCCGTTCCGAACCCGGGGGTCGGCGACGAACCGTCGAAGCCTGCAGCCATGAGTCCGGTCGCCAGCAGCAGGCCGCCGTTGCCGGGCAGGTAGATCGGCAGAGAGGCGTTCTGGCGGTTGTGACCATTGGCGAGATACGTGTTCTTCGGTCGCTCCATGAGCAGGCAGTCGACCGCCAGGGCGGGTTCGCCGAGCCGTGTCGCCGTCATCGCTGCCATCGGAAAGTCCCAACCCCACGCCGAATCCCAGTCCCAGTCGCGCAGCACGTCGTCGAGCGTGCGCCGCATGGTCGCTGGGTCGACGAGAGGAGTCCTGGGCACGACACCGAGGGCGGCCAGCATGCTCGGATGGTCGTCGCGGACGAGATAGGGCGGCGTCGAGAGAGCGGCGTAGCACCCGTCGCGCACGGGAAGGGGCGCGAGCTTCGAAGCCACATCGCGCCAGCGATCGGGCACGGTCAGGCCGAGTCGCGTCCGCCACCGTGCGGCGACGTCGAGCGCCCACGACCAGTAGACCAGTTCGAAAGTGGGATCGGACGCCGTCGCGCGGGTGTCGGCGTACGACTCCTGCGCGGGAACGAGAGGGGGGCCAAGGCTGAAGCGGGGAGATTGCCCCGCGGCATCGACGGCGGCATACGCCGCCATGAATTCGGCGGTGTCGAAAACGATGGCGGCCCACCGATCGAGGGTCTCCCGGTTGGGGCGAGCGCGATACAGCAATTCGGCGAGATGGATGGGATGCGGCTGCTGCCAGATCAGGAACGGCCCGATCGGGCTCGGCGCCTCGATTCCTTCGGGCCCGACCTGTTTAGGCCAGCGGGCACCGGGCAGACCCTGACCGCGAGCCGTCTCCCGAGCACGATCCAGGATCGTCTCATACCAGGGCAACGACCGTTCGAGCAGTTGGGGCCGTCCCCAGGGTGCGAGCCACCCGTGATGCCAGAGGTGCATTTCGAGGTGGAACTTGCCGCGCCACGAATTCACCATCAGCCCGGTTTCGGCGGGAGGAAGGCTACCAGCGGTCAGCGCCGTCGCGTACTGGGACAGCACGATCCGGCGTTCGAGTTCGCCCGCGCGTGGATCGTCGCTGTCGGCGAGTTCGATCGCGCCGCCGTCCTCCCAGAACCGCGTCCAATGCCTGTCGCTCGCCGAGAACACGGAGTTGGTCGTGAGTGGTGACGTGACCGTGGCGGCGACGGGAACCGCCGGCAAGAACTCCACCACGACATCCCATGCCCCGGTGTCGTTGGGTGCCTCGAGAACGTACTCGTGCGGGGCGACGCCGGCCAGCTCTGCGCCCGGCGCCGTAATGGACAGAGTGTAGGCGGCCTCATCCAGGCGGCGTTCTATGAGCCAGCCGTCGCTCGTGCGTTGAACCTCGCTGCGGTGGGCATCGGGCCGGGTCCAGTCCGCCGCGTTTCCCCACGCTTCAGATCCGTAGGGGAAAGCGAACCTCAGCCCGCGCACGCCCGAGCCCTCGATCCGGATTCCGATGGCGTCCCGTGCTGGATGGGCGGCGGTCTGCACGCGGAAGGGCCGGTCCTGCAGGCGGAACGCGCTCGTGATCAGCCCCCGCGCAAGGTCCAGCTGCTGATCGATCTCCGTCAATGACGAAACGGTCGGCGTTGTGCCGCCCAGCCACAGGCCGATGCGACCGAGGTCGAGGCGATGCGGGTTGTTCCTCAGCCATTCCTCTTGACGGCTCTGCCCGGATGCTGCGTCTGCGCTGAGCGATCCGCCGAGGTCTGCGTAGAGGGCGGGGCCGTGCGGACTCGCGTATTCGCGCATCGTCGACTCGAGTTCCACCCGGCCCGGGGAGGAGTGCCAGCCCCACTGGCTCATCGTGCCGAGAAGGGTGCCCGCAGGCTCGCCGTACCGCGATTCGACCGGATAGGCGTCCGGAAAGGTCTGCAGCCCGGTCGGGTCGACCGTGAAGCAGAAGTCGCCGTTCCCGACGGTGAGCGGCGACTCGGGTTCCAGCCGGCCGAGCCGTACGCCGTGCCGGGCGACGAGTCGCGAGCGATCAACGGAAGTCATGGGATTCATCCTTGCGAAAAGAGAAAGTGGGCGACCCCTGAGGGGCCGCCCACTGCGAACCTGCTGGTCAGCCGTCCGTCGCCAGCGACTGCTGCAACTGGCTGATCCAACTCTCGGAGCCCTTCTGGGAGGACGTCTTGCCGAACAGGATGTCCGACTCCGTGCGCTGGGAGAGGTCGTTGAGGATCGCGCCACCCGCCGGCTGCGGGGGTGAGACGACGCCGACCTTCAGAGCATCCTCGAGATACTTGGCGGATGCCGCATCCGTCTCGTTCAGCAGCGGCTTGACCACCGACAGGATCTCGGGGTTGAACGGGAGGCCGCGGTCCGCGAGGATCACCTTCGCCGAGTCCTTGTTGTTCAGCAGGAAGTTCACCAGCAGGGCCGACTGTGCCGGGTACTTGGTGCCGGCCGCGATCGCCCAGAACTGTGACGGAAGCACCGAGACCCCTGTGCTCGACGTGTCGGTCGGCGGTTGGACGATCTCGATCTTCGCGCCGTTCGTCCCCGCGCTGTATGCCGCCAGCTGGTTGCTGTAGGCGAAGCTCATCGCAGCCTTGCCGGTTCCGAAGAGTGAACGGTCGGGCGTCACGTTCCAGTGCTGCACGATGACCGACGGATCGGGTAGGCCGCCACCCTTGATGAGCTTCTTCTCCAGGTCGTACCACTTCTGGATGGTCGGAGCCTTGACCGCGAGCTTGCCCTTGGCGGTGTAGATGCCGAGCTTGTTGCCCTGAGCGACATACGTCCCGAGGACGTCCTGCACGCGCAGGTCGAGTCCGACCACGCCGTTGCCGGCATTCTGTGAGATGTCGTCGGCAGCGGAGACGAAGTCGTCCCAGGTCCACGACGACGTGGGCAGGGGGACTCCTGCCTTCGTGAAGAGATCCTCGTTGATCAGGAGCCCGATCGCGTTGCCACCGGTGGGCAGGCCGTAGAGCTTGCCGTCGACCGTGGAACTGGTCAGCGCCGAGGCCGGGTATTCCTTCGTGGAGAGGTACGGCTCCACTGTCGAGAGATCGAGCAGAGAACCTGCCGCCCCGTAGTCCTGCGGCTTCGAGCCGCCGAGCGCGAACACATCCGGCGCCGTACCCGACGCGAAGTCGGTGGACAGGCGGTTGAAGAGGTCGTCGGGAGCGCCGACGGGCTCCGGCACGACCGAGATCTGCGGGTATTTCTTCTCGAACATGCCGATGACCTTCGACATGATCGCGGAGCGGGTGTCGTTGCCCCACCACGAGACGTGGAGTGTCACTTTCTGGTGCGGGTCGTACGAGGCGGTCGGTTCGGCCGACCCGCCACTCCCGCCCGAGCACCCGCTCAACATCAGGGATGCTGCCACGACGGTGCTGAGGGCAGCTCCTGTGAGCAATCGTTTCTTACGCAACATTGCGCCTCATTTCATGTGATCTTCGGCCGACCTCGACGGTGCGGCGCCTGCAGGGAATATGGATGATTTCCCGTTTCGCGCGGCTTCCCGGCCACTCGAAGCGGATTTTCGAGAAACCGCTTTCACGTAAAATAGCAGCGGAGGCGATGCCTGTCAACGCTGCTTTCAGGCGGTTACGGCGGTCGCCGAGTCGCGGATCTCGAGGCGCGGCTGGAACAGAAGGTTGTGCGCGGGCTGCTCGTCGAGGATGAGGGAGTGGAGCCGTTGCCATGCTTCGACGCCGAGTTCCCGATGCGGCACGGAGGCCGTCGTGAGCGTCGGTGCGCAGAATCGGGCGAACGGGATGTCGTCGAATCCGGTCACGGACATGTCCTCCGGAACCTTGACTCCGAGCTCGGCAAGACCGTTGATGAGGCCGATCGCGACGAGGTCGTTGAACGCGACAGCGGCTGTCGCGCCCGACGCCCGAACGGCCGATGCCGCAGCGAAACCGTCATCCAGCCCGGCGCCGGCCGATACGTTGTGAACCGACACTCCACGCGCGCTTCTGCGGAACTCATCGAATCCCCGAAGGCGGAGCGAATTGGACACGCTCTGCTCCGGGCCCTGCACGAGCGCGAACTTCCGGTGACCCAATTCGAAGAGGTAGCGGGCGATGTCCTGGATGCCCGCCTGGTAGTCGATGGACAGTGATGGCGCGGAAATCAGGGGACTCGGGCGGTTGATGAGCACGAGTGGCTGGAGGGTCTTGGCCAGAGCGACGAGTTCATCCTCCGGCATCCGGGGGGCGCACAGCACGATCGCATCGCTTCGCCTGCGGAGCTCCGTCGCCAGGAGGGACTCGTCGTCCGGGGACTCCGCGGAGTCGGCGACGAGAGCGCGATAACCGTCGCGCGCGGCGGTCTTGCTGAAGCCGGAGAGGACGGCCTGGAACGTCGGGTTCGCAAGGTCGGGGACGAGGAAGGCGACCGCCTTCGTCTGCCCGAGGGCAAGCGCGCGGGCGAGCTGGCTCGGTGCGTAGGCGAGGTCGCGAGCTGCCGCGCGGACGCGCTCTGCGACTTCGTCCTCACCACCGAAACGACCATTCATGACGCGGGACACGGTCGCAGGCGAGACGCCGGCGCGCAGGGCGACTTCGGAGATCGTCGTGGATCCGGATCGTCGTGCCATCGTCGGTTTCCCCTCGTCCTTACTTGCATTGTCCGGGCAGTTCACACTACCGCGCCCGTGAAACGGAAAGTTTGACAACCTGCGCATATCCGGGCACAATTCCATGGATTAGGTGAAACCGCTTTCTCTGAATGAAGGCGCGGCAGACGAGGAGGTCCCCGTGAGCAGTTTGGGTGAATTGCGAAACGTTGCGCTCAGCGCGCGTCGCCGCGGGCCCAGGGTCAAGACCCGG
It encodes the following:
- a CDS encoding CGNR zinc finger domain-containing protein; this encodes MHFAPDTEDTLDFTVALVNTHPGASRSGADELETPDQLGAFLLAQQFSGRIDHDDAELAEVRETRERLRRLWTLERDAAAVEVNTMLRAARALPYLMRHDGFDWHLHATEPDAPVAERIRVEVALAIVDVIRTGETGRLRECAADDCTGILVDLSRNGSKRFCSVRCGNRMNMVAFRERAAAAAAQGATFVSTPSPH
- a CDS encoding M24 family metallopeptidase, which produces MRRLLGRHGSRALVLTSRESLAWLLCGARVTVPTNGDPVVSVVVSADDVTLHVFTNERDRMLAEELVGLPFSSVVEHPWFQPLPGIGEGLEGALAESAVSAELRALRAPLLPSEVTRYRSLGAEVAAAVTRIARSARSEDTERTIAAELAREVVAMGAEPVVTLVAGQSRLELRHPLPTSAPLGTRSMLVLGARRGGLIVNLTRWIGEERGSGELAARLFEVEADAFEATRPGRPLSDVLADVVRSYATQGFNSAEWLRHHQGGPTGYAGRDPRATPAAQDVVQGGQAFAWNPSAPRGKVEDTVVITGGRPDVLTCDPEWPTVSVRGVARPLALLS
- a CDS encoding ABC transporter substrate-binding protein encodes the protein MLRKKRLLTGAALSTVVAASLMLSGCSGGSGGSAEPTASYDPHQKVTLHVSWWGNDTRSAIMSKVIGMFEKKYPQISVVPEPVGAPDDLFNRLSTDFASGTAPDVFALGGSKPQDYGAAGSLLDLSTVEPYLSTKEYPASALTSSTVDGKLYGLPTGGNAIGLLINEDLFTKAGVPLPTSSWTWDDFVSAADDISQNAGNGVVGLDLRVQDVLGTYVAQGNKLGIYTAKGKLAVKAPTIQKWYDLEKKLIKGGGLPDPSVIVQHWNVTPDRSLFGTGKAAMSFAYSNQLAAYSAGTNGAKIEIVQPPTDTSSTGVSVLPSQFWAIAAGTKYPAQSALLVNFLLNNKDSAKVILADRGLPFNPEILSVVKPLLNETDAASAKYLEDALKVGVVSPPQPAGGAILNDLSQRTESDILFGKTSSQKGSESWISQLQQSLATDG
- a CDS encoding glycoside hydrolase family 5 protein — its product is MTDLTFLRVNGDKLVDESGCAVRLAGVGLGGWMNMENFISGYPGNEEAIRRLMLDRMGEEAYTAFFDEYLDGFFDEPDAAFLASVGIDSVRIPFNYRHFESDARPFELKEEGFAHLDRVVSLLGRHGIRSILDLHALPGRQNQHWHSDNPTHVAEFWNHPHFQDRVVHLWEAIADRFKDRPEVAGYNPINEPADPSGEVLLPFYERLEKAVRAIDPRHILFLDGNRYSTDFSAFDRRAEPLPNAVYTAHDYALPGITSAAGYPGVTRGEYFDRSVVEQTFLRRTEYMRRTGTPIWIGEFGPVYTPDRSQDPWRLQLLRDQLEIYREHGASWALWTYKDIGLQGLVHAAPDSDYLELIRPELATKQRLGVDSWGGSDAGVRDILDPIEQVFNDEFPDFAPYPWGRQPHIAVLVRHILLAEPLAQRFADRFRGATPERARQLASAFRFGNAVKRGPLIDLLRAHLVES
- a CDS encoding LacI family DNA-binding transcriptional regulator — its product is MARRSGSTTISEVALRAGVSPATVSRVMNGRFGGEDEVAERVRAAARDLAYAPSQLARALALGQTKAVAFLVPDLANPTFQAVLSGFSKTAARDGYRALVADSAESPDDESLLATELRRRSDAIVLCAPRMPEDELVALAKTLQPLVLINRPSPLISAPSLSIDYQAGIQDIARYLFELGHRKFALVQGPEQSVSNSLRLRGFDEFRRSARGVSVHNVSAGAGLDDGFAAASAVRASGATAAVAFNDLVAIGLINGLAELGVKVPEDMSVTGFDDIPFARFCAPTLTTASVPHRELGVEAWQRLHSLILDEQPAHNLLFQPRLEIRDSATAVTA